The following are from one region of the Marinomonas sp. CT5 genome:
- the glmS gene encoding glutamine--fructose-6-phosphate transaminase (isomerizing) translates to MCGIVGAIARRNVSKILSEGLSRLEYRGYDSSGIAINNEDGVFSHRAVGKVQALKDKFLAEPLDGKMGIAHTRWATHGKPTEVNAHPHFSGDDLALVHNGIIENHEPLRRELKDKGYVFKSETDTEVIVHLIHDALKTESDLLKAVQASLARLHGAFAIGVVQKDDNERFIAARKGCPLVVGVGIEENFVASDQLALLHVTDQFIFLEEGDVAEISRDSVVIYDEKGERQDRPVSVFNHNIDATDKGEFRHYMMKEIYEQPTVISACLEGRISDSKVLTSCFGADSAFLKEIENVHIVACGTSYHAGMVAKYWIEDLAGLPCTVEVASEYRYRKVAVPKKTLFLTLSQSGETADTLAALRMAKELGYLTTLAICNVPSSTLVRESALTLLTNAGPEIGVASTKAFTTQLTALLITSVAIAVENGLSAEREKDLVQAMRSLPAYVNAALLEDAHIKQVADRFANKHNALFLGRGTMFPIALEGSLKLKEISYIHAEAYPAGELKHGPLALVDEDMPIIALVPHNDMLDKLKSNLQEVAARGGELYVFADKDTDLHNEDNITFTEVPKVDCILEPIVHTIPLQLLSYHVAVVKGTDVDQPRNLAKSVTVE, encoded by the coding sequence ATGTGCGGAATAGTTGGTGCCATTGCACGTCGTAACGTATCTAAAATTTTAAGTGAAGGGCTTAGTCGCCTTGAATACCGTGGTTATGACTCTTCAGGTATTGCGATTAATAATGAAGATGGTGTGTTTTCCCATCGTGCTGTAGGTAAAGTTCAGGCATTAAAAGACAAATTCTTGGCCGAACCTTTAGATGGAAAAATGGGGATTGCTCACACTCGCTGGGCGACTCACGGTAAACCAACTGAGGTCAATGCTCATCCTCACTTTTCTGGAGATGACCTTGCACTGGTTCATAATGGCATTATTGAAAATCATGAACCTTTGCGTCGTGAATTAAAAGACAAAGGCTATGTCTTCAAATCTGAAACCGACACAGAAGTTATTGTGCACCTTATTCATGATGCGCTAAAAACTGAGTCAGACCTTTTAAAGGCAGTGCAAGCAAGCTTGGCAAGACTGCATGGTGCGTTTGCTATTGGTGTTGTACAGAAAGACGACAATGAGCGTTTTATTGCTGCTCGTAAAGGTTGTCCGCTCGTTGTTGGGGTTGGTATTGAAGAAAATTTCGTTGCTTCAGATCAGCTTGCTTTGTTACATGTTACTGATCAATTTATCTTCCTTGAAGAAGGTGACGTAGCAGAAATTAGTCGTGACAGTGTCGTCATTTATGATGAAAAAGGTGAGCGGCAAGATCGTCCAGTGAGTGTGTTCAACCACAACATTGATGCGACAGACAAAGGTGAATTTCGTCATTACATGATGAAAGAAATCTACGAGCAACCTACTGTCATTAGCGCTTGTTTGGAAGGTCGTATCAGCGACAGTAAAGTGCTAACCAGCTGTTTTGGTGCGGATTCTGCTTTCTTAAAAGAAATCGAAAACGTTCATATTGTTGCCTGTGGCACCAGCTACCATGCTGGCATGGTAGCTAAATACTGGATCGAGGATCTAGCAGGTTTACCTTGTACGGTGGAAGTGGCCAGTGAATACCGTTATCGCAAAGTAGCTGTGCCAAAGAAAACCTTGTTTTTAACCTTGTCTCAATCGGGTGAAACAGCAGACACTCTAGCCGCTCTGCGCATGGCAAAAGAGCTGGGATATCTCACCACTTTGGCAATTTGTAATGTGCCATCCAGTACTCTTGTACGTGAGTCAGCACTGACTTTACTGACAAATGCGGGTCCTGAAATTGGTGTGGCTTCAACGAAAGCCTTTACTACACAGCTAACGGCGTTGTTGATTACGAGTGTGGCTATTGCCGTCGAAAATGGGTTGTCAGCCGAAAGAGAAAAAGACTTGGTTCAAGCCATGCGCTCTTTGCCAGCCTATGTTAATGCGGCTTTACTGGAAGACGCACACATTAAACAAGTGGCCGATCGCTTTGCTAACAAACACAATGCACTATTTTTAGGGCGTGGCACCATGTTCCCAATTGCACTTGAAGGCTCCCTGAAACTAAAAGAGATTTCTTACATTCACGCAGAAGCTTACCCAGCAGGCGAGCTGAAACACGGCCCATTAGCATTGGTCGATGAAGATATGCCGATTATTGCCTTGGTTCCGCACAACGATATGCTGGATAAATTAAAATCCAACCTACAAGAAGTCGCGGCACGTGGCGGTGAATTGTACGTATTTGCAGACAAAGATACCGACCTGCATAACGAAGACAATATTACTTTTACTGAAGTGCCAAAAGTGGACTGTATTTTAGAGCCGATTGTTCATACTATTCCGCTACAGTTATTGTCTTACCATGTAGCTGTGGTTAAAGGTACAGATGTAGATCAGCCGCGTAACTTAGCGAAGTCTGTGACGGTAGAGTAA
- a CDS encoding TnsA endonuclease N-terminal domain-containing protein: protein MYDSERSLDPKDEKRLKTRGIGSGRKYEPFIKVHEISSKGESYRIFGRNSSRPHHLLSRLELSAFLIFDRYHLTVDIKEQYPLPIVDTLSICERLGIKHPQISGKLKVVTTDLVIELKNKNGLAVAVKYAEDLNDTRKVEKLQIEKVFWEQQGYEWKLFTEQEITAAIKENLEWLHAAHQNSNDLYTELSLSDIQLVYQRFAASEKRLSTVCSTLDDEYSCEPGFHIGVTRKAIAANLIDVPLGKVFRQWSCSDLSLTNSLTLIEGYALNVS, encoded by the coding sequence ATGTACGATTCAGAAAGATCACTAGATCCAAAAGATGAAAAACGACTAAAAACCAGAGGTATTGGATCTGGACGTAAGTATGAACCTTTCATCAAAGTCCATGAAATTAGTAGTAAAGGTGAAAGCTATCGAATCTTTGGCCGAAACTCATCACGCCCCCACCATCTCCTATCTCGTTTAGAATTATCTGCCTTTCTTATTTTTGATCGCTATCACCTTACCGTCGATATTAAGGAGCAATACCCACTTCCAATCGTAGACACCCTCAGTATTTGTGAGCGATTGGGTATTAAGCACCCTCAAATATCAGGGAAGCTAAAAGTCGTTACAACGGATTTAGTAATAGAACTAAAGAACAAAAACGGTTTAGCTGTTGCTGTTAAGTATGCGGAAGATCTGAATGACACACGAAAGGTTGAAAAACTACAGATTGAGAAGGTATTTTGGGAACAGCAAGGCTACGAATGGAAACTTTTTACTGAACAAGAAATTACAGCGGCTATTAAAGAAAATTTAGAATGGCTTCATGCCGCCCATCAAAATTCAAACGATCTTTATACGGAATTATCTCTTAGTGATATCCAGTTGGTTTATCAGAGATTTGCAGCCTCTGAAAAGAGGCTGTCGACAGTTTGTTCTACGTTAGATGATGAGTACTCTTGTGAGCCAGGCTTTCATATTGGAGTAACTCGAAAGGCAATTGCGGCCAACCTAATAGATGTGCCTTTAGGCAAGGTATTCAGGCAGTGGTCATGTTCAGACCTTTCACTCACGAATAGCCTCACTCTGATTGAAGGATATGCCTTAAATGTATCTTAA
- a CDS encoding Mu transposase C-terminal domain-containing protein, with the protein MYLNRVYLDPHSTPAAQLRVVLEQVDFLMLIDINDDKAWPFRIETSEIDSLGLELIPDPIELTVLEPGSKSEEARDRAYSAIAPLLEHNVELFDKTLRNKHIKSLLENTSEKRLYITRQLRRYWQRGMTPDALALDYSNCGAPGEVRRSVTSKLGRKRSVTPGKGMVVTEEIAGFFRLSIEGFYLLREDIDLPKARTKAIGYIKSKYPKIHESDLPTDMQFRYFFERNYSKPDVVRARVSSIEYEKDIAPLKGTSVTNNFGPGARYEIDATIADVFLISALDPDRIIGRPVIYKVKDVFSRMTVGLYVGLENPSWATASIALANAFCDKVEYCRRFGVEISYADWPSVGAPAVVTADRGELLGKHGDILVNRFGITLSNTRAYHGDDKGIVERSCKTMHADILPYVQGKVEPINGKKKAGKRYELSADLTLYDFTRMVIISEINRNTTGVLSGYDFESDMPTDLAPVPVELWNWGVRNRTGVLRGVDEMLTFINFLPHEKATVSVLGICFKGLYYTCSEAVSLGWFHKNKAAPRPKSVEIAYDPLDTNSIYIRPDSQFNSVWKCSLESRSRRYKDMSFTEAVSILKESRTTIAASKQKADNKAPDLQNELEEIALQAAKRKKNTDLSIKSERLRGTRGNRQQEKESERQKNRESAKPPKKKEAATVTSIHSGKQVEQGFDYPDLDDF; encoded by the coding sequence ATGTATCTTAATCGAGTCTATTTGGATCCCCATTCCACTCCCGCAGCGCAACTACGTGTGGTTCTTGAGCAAGTGGATTTCTTGATGTTGATTGATATCAACGATGATAAGGCATGGCCATTTCGAATTGAAACATCTGAAATAGATTCATTAGGGCTGGAGTTAATACCTGATCCTATTGAGTTAACAGTACTTGAGCCAGGATCAAAATCTGAGGAAGCTAGAGATCGCGCATATAGCGCTATTGCTCCTTTACTTGAGCATAATGTCGAATTATTTGATAAAACACTACGCAATAAACATATCAAATCATTACTTGAAAATACGAGCGAGAAAAGACTCTACATTACGCGTCAGCTAAGACGGTATTGGCAACGAGGGATGACTCCTGATGCCTTAGCTCTCGATTACTCAAACTGTGGAGCCCCAGGCGAAGTAAGAAGAAGCGTTACTAGTAAGTTAGGACGAAAGCGTTCCGTTACACCTGGAAAAGGGATGGTTGTTACGGAAGAGATTGCTGGATTTTTTCGTCTCTCTATAGAAGGTTTTTACCTTTTAAGGGAGGACATTGATCTTCCTAAAGCTCGGACTAAGGCGATTGGCTATATAAAGTCAAAATACCCCAAAATACACGAAAGCGATTTGCCAACAGATATGCAGTTTCGTTACTTTTTTGAAAGAAACTACAGTAAACCTGATGTTGTTAGGGCAAGAGTTTCAAGCATTGAATATGAGAAAGATATAGCACCTTTAAAAGGTACCTCAGTTACAAACAACTTTGGCCCAGGAGCTAGATATGAGATTGATGCCACTATTGCTGATGTATTTTTGATTTCTGCGTTAGATCCGGATCGGATTATTGGACGCCCAGTAATTTATAAAGTTAAAGATGTGTTTAGTCGAATGACCGTCGGGTTATATGTTGGATTAGAAAATCCTTCATGGGCTACTGCATCAATCGCTTTAGCCAATGCGTTCTGCGATAAAGTTGAATATTGCCGACGCTTTGGAGTTGAAATTTCTTATGCTGATTGGCCAAGTGTAGGGGCTCCTGCAGTAGTAACGGCTGACCGTGGTGAGCTACTGGGTAAGCATGGTGATATCTTAGTTAATCGCTTTGGAATTACGCTGTCAAATACTCGAGCATATCATGGTGATGACAAGGGCATTGTTGAACGATCGTGTAAGACGATGCATGCAGATATATTGCCCTATGTACAAGGGAAAGTAGAACCAATTAATGGCAAAAAGAAAGCAGGCAAACGGTATGAGTTATCTGCTGATTTAACTCTCTATGACTTTACAAGAATGGTGATCATATCTGAGATTAACCGCAATACAACAGGAGTGCTAAGCGGTTATGATTTTGAGTCAGATATGCCCACAGACCTTGCTCCTGTTCCTGTTGAGTTATGGAATTGGGGAGTGCGCAACCGCACAGGTGTGCTGCGTGGGGTTGATGAAATGTTAACTTTCATTAATTTTTTGCCGCATGAAAAAGCGACTGTTTCGGTTTTGGGTATCTGTTTTAAGGGACTTTATTACACATGTTCGGAAGCAGTGAGTTTAGGTTGGTTTCATAAAAATAAAGCAGCGCCTAGACCAAAAAGTGTGGAGATAGCATACGATCCACTTGATACCAATTCTATTTATATTAGACCAGATAGCCAATTTAATAGTGTATGGAAGTGTTCATTAGAGTCTCGAAGCCGTAGATATAAGGATATGAGTTTTACTGAGGCGGTAAGCATTCTGAAAGAAAGTAGAACAACTATAGCGGCAAGCAAGCAAAAGGCTGATAACAAAGCGCCTGATCTACAAAACGAACTTGAAGAAATTGCCCTTCAAGCTGCAAAACGTAAAAAGAATACTGATTTATCCATTAAAAGTGAAAGGCTCCGAGGAACTCGAGGTAATCGACAGCAAGAAAAAGAGTCAGAACGCCAGAAAAATAGAGAGTCCGCTAAGCCGCCTAAGAAGAAGGAGGCAGCGACAGTTACTTCTATCCATTCCGGTAAACAAGTTGAACAGGGGTTCGACTATCCAGATTTGGATGATTTTTAA